The Polynucleobacter sp. TSB-Sco08W16 genome includes a region encoding these proteins:
- the rph gene encoding ribonuclease PH, whose amino-acid sequence MSSPNSSTVNRPSGRKPKDLRPVTISRSFTKHAEGSVLIAFGDTKVLCTASILDKVPPHKRGSGEGWVTAEYGMLPRSTHTRSDREAARGKQSGRTQEIQRLIGRAMRSVFNLEILGERTIHLDCDVLQADGGTRTASITGAYVAARDAVNQLLKSGALTQDPIIDSVAAISVGIYQGVPVLDLDYPEDSSCDTDMNVVMTGKGGMIEVQGTAEGAAFSRSELTALLDLAELGIQELTQLQIEALK is encoded by the coding sequence ATGAGCAGCCCAAATTCAAGCACCGTCAACCGCCCAAGCGGTCGCAAACCAAAAGACTTGCGTCCCGTTACAATCTCTCGCAGCTTTACTAAACATGCTGAAGGCTCCGTTTTGATTGCTTTTGGTGATACCAAGGTTTTGTGTACCGCCAGCATCCTCGATAAGGTGCCTCCTCACAAGCGCGGTTCTGGCGAAGGGTGGGTTACGGCGGAATACGGCATGCTGCCCCGCTCCACTCATACCCGCAGTGATCGTGAAGCGGCTCGCGGCAAGCAATCGGGTCGCACTCAAGAAATTCAGCGTCTCATTGGCCGTGCAATGCGCAGCGTCTTCAATTTAGAAATCTTGGGTGAACGCACGATTCATTTAGATTGCGATGTATTGCAAGCGGATGGTGGTACACGAACCGCTTCCATTACTGGTGCTTATGTTGCAGCACGCGATGCCGTTAACCAACTACTGAAAAGTGGCGCTCTCACACAAGATCCGATCATTGATAGTGTTGCAGCTATCTCTGTGGGTATCTATCAAGGTGTTCCAGTACTGGATTTAGATTATCCAGAAGACTCTTCATGCGACACCGATATGAATGTTGTCATGACTGGTAAAGGTGGCATGATTGAAGTGCAAGGCACAGCTGAAGGAGCCGCCTTCTCTAGAAGTGAGTTAACTGCCCTGCTAGATTTGGCCGAGTTAGGAATTCAAGAGCTCACTCAATTACAGATCGAAGCACTGAAATAA
- a CDS encoding YicC/YloC family endoribonuclease: MISSMTGYGSASRQVSLGAGVVADLQVECRAVNSRFLDLGFRLPDECRGAEPALREMATQSLFRGKVEFRAAWRVNSGAAGAAKSNPHALGAINKDRLDALYTLQEKAQEAFPKAQEMSIAEVLRWPGIVSEPRGEEEGWIAATVEAGRAALEALMSSRHAEGQALVGVLTNITKKMREIVKAIEPKVPEYVAQYQEKLTERLSEALAAQEQAKAGTELMERIRQEVVLYAVRIDVAEEFARLKTHLQAVDTALAGKGPVGKRLDFLMQELNREANTLSSKSVSEECTQAALELKLLIEQMREQVQNLE; this comes from the coding sequence ATGATATCGAGCATGACTGGTTATGGCAGCGCTTCTCGTCAAGTCTCCCTAGGAGCTGGCGTAGTTGCTGATCTGCAGGTGGAATGTCGGGCTGTTAACAGCCGCTTTCTGGATTTAGGCTTTCGTCTGCCGGACGAATGTCGCGGGGCGGAGCCCGCCTTGCGAGAAATGGCTACCCAAAGCCTTTTCCGGGGTAAGGTAGAGTTTCGGGCGGCATGGCGGGTCAATAGTGGTGCCGCAGGGGCTGCCAAGAGCAATCCCCATGCCTTAGGGGCAATTAATAAAGATCGCCTAGATGCGCTCTATACCCTTCAAGAAAAAGCCCAAGAAGCCTTTCCAAAAGCGCAAGAGATGAGTATTGCTGAAGTCCTGCGTTGGCCCGGGATTGTTTCTGAGCCTCGTGGGGAAGAAGAGGGCTGGATTGCTGCAACGGTTGAAGCTGGACGTGCCGCCTTAGAGGCGCTCATGAGCAGTCGACATGCAGAAGGACAAGCTTTGGTTGGTGTATTGACCAACATTACTAAAAAGATGCGCGAGATCGTCAAAGCAATTGAGCCTAAGGTTCCTGAATATGTCGCGCAATATCAAGAAAAACTCACCGAACGCTTATCAGAAGCATTGGCTGCGCAAGAACAAGCTAAGGCCGGCACAGAACTCATGGAGCGTATTCGTCAGGAAGTGGTTCTCTATGCTGTGCGTATTGATGTGGCGGAAGAGTTTGCGCGCTTAAAGACCCATCTACAGGCTGTTGACACCGCATTAGCTGGTAAGGGACCGGTAGGTAAGCGCTTAGATTTTCTAATGCAAGAACTCAATCGCGAAGCTAATACCCTCAGCTCCAAATCGGTTTCTGAGGAATGCACGCAAGCAGCCCTTGAGTTGAAGCTGCTTATTGAGCAAATGCGTGAGCAAGTGCAAAATCTGGAATGA
- the gmk gene encoding guanylate kinase — protein sequence MTSPNLTPSYQGSMLMIVAPSGAGKSSLVNALLKEDAGLKLSLSTTTRSPRPGEVDGKDYRFASKEDFIVERDQGHFLEWAEVHGHFYGTSKPWIESQMQAGSDVMLEIDWQGAQQIRKLIPSVQWIFIFPPSIEALEERLRKRGQDDEATIQRRLAAAHIELQHAHEADYIVVNDSFDQALVDLKHILASSRLRSGPSMARNPALLRRLGV from the coding sequence ATGACTAGTCCAAATTTGACCCCTTCTTATCAAGGCAGTATGTTGATGATTGTGGCGCCATCTGGTGCGGGTAAGTCTTCCCTAGTCAATGCGCTATTAAAAGAAGATGCTGGATTAAAACTATCCTTATCCACTACGACGCGTTCACCAAGACCCGGTGAAGTCGATGGCAAGGATTATCGGTTTGCCTCTAAAGAAGATTTCATTGTTGAAAGAGACCAAGGTCATTTTCTAGAATGGGCAGAAGTGCATGGTCATTTTTATGGCACTTCAAAACCTTGGATCGAATCTCAGATGCAAGCGGGTAGTGATGTGATGCTCGAGATCGATTGGCAGGGCGCACAACAAATTCGCAAACTCATTCCATCGGTGCAGTGGATCTTTATTTTCCCTCCCTCGATTGAAGCTTTAGAGGAGCGTTTGCGTAAACGTGGCCAGGATGATGAAGCCACCATTCAAAGACGTTTAGCTGCTGCCCATATCGAGTTGCAGCATGCCCATGAGGCCGATTACATCGTGGTGAACGATTCTTTTGATCAGGCTCTAGTCGACCTCAAGCATATTTTGGCTTCCAGCCGACTACGCTCTGGACCCAGTATGGCCCGAAATCCAGCTCTTTTAAGGCGCCTTGGGGTTTAA
- the rpoZ gene encoding DNA-directed RNA polymerase subunit omega produces MARITVEDCLKTIPNRFELVLAATYRARQLVQGHSPRVESRDKATVVALREVAAGVTDRDMLTKVPL; encoded by the coding sequence ATGGCCCGTATTACTGTAGAAGATTGCCTGAAAACCATTCCAAATCGTTTTGAACTCGTATTGGCTGCGACATATCGCGCTCGTCAATTGGTTCAAGGTCACTCCCCACGTGTTGAGTCCAGAGATAAAGCTACAGTAGTTGCTTTGCGCGAAGTAGCTGCTGGTGTTACTGACCGTGACATGTTGACCAAAGTTCCTTTGTAA
- a CDS encoding bifunctional (p)ppGpp synthetase/guanosine-3',5'-bis(diphosphate) 3'-pyrophosphohydrolase yields MELPLGTTKTSELVGGVSPNEASFGVAQKDLLVTPSDTSLGSHSQNGKKSIIATLLAQSSRHLFGPTSAPALPLKHQVVSIEGLLSKLTYLKPEEIVQVKKAFQFSDAAHLGQYRHSGEPYITHPVAVAELCATWRLDAPSIMAALLHDVIEDTGCTKADLVEKFGNKVAELVEGLTKLDKLEFQSHAEAQAESFRKMFMAMARDVRVILVKLADRTHNMRTLDAVPMEKRRRVAAETIEIYAPIAHRLGLNIIYRDLQDLSFRYSMPMRFRVIEGAVKRARGNRKEMVEKILQASRMAFAKANLEVDLRGREKTLYSIYNKMRAKHVSFSQVLDVYAFRVTVGSIDECYRSLGILHSLFKPMPGKFKDYIAIPKLNGYQSLHTTLLGPSGVPVEFQIRTTDMHAVAEAGVAAHWAYKDGSPDMSEVQNRAHQWLQSLIDIQDSSGDSQEFLEHVKIDLFPDAVYVFTPKGQIRALPRGATALDFAYSIHSDLGNTCVAVKVNGLQLPLRSELKNGDIIEVVTSGNSQPNPGWLAFVRTGKARASIRHSLKTKHYSESLQLGERLLANGLRQQGVDAALLTPEIWEKLMHWTGDKTREEACVNIALGRRSPQELAIRLKILIDDEGGGEQMRLGAADWVAPNQESHQHQRQAILVDGREGNSIHFQSCCHPIPGDGIIGYLGKGEGLQVHIHDCSVALRMLSKDSDKWVEVEWAKELNREFEVDLAIDTRQGKGVLARVASSVTSADSNIMNVSMEDRFKEDSVTIRFTIQVYDRLHLSKVMRSLRTNPDVMRVTRTRAL; encoded by the coding sequence GTGGAGCTCCCTTTAGGAACAACCAAGACATCGGAATTAGTAGGAGGGGTCTCGCCCAATGAGGCCTCCTTTGGGGTAGCTCAAAAAGATTTACTCGTTACCCCATCAGATACATCTCTAGGTAGTCATTCTCAAAACGGCAAGAAGTCGATCATTGCGACTTTGTTGGCTCAGTCGAGCCGTCATTTGTTTGGACCAACCTCTGCGCCTGCTTTACCTCTTAAACATCAGGTGGTTTCAATTGAGGGCTTGCTCTCGAAACTTACCTATCTCAAGCCTGAAGAGATCGTCCAAGTAAAAAAAGCCTTTCAGTTTTCTGATGCGGCTCACTTAGGTCAGTATCGCCACAGTGGCGAGCCTTACATCACCCATCCTGTAGCCGTTGCAGAACTCTGCGCTACCTGGCGCTTAGATGCCCCTTCAATCATGGCGGCGCTCTTGCATGATGTGATTGAGGATACGGGTTGCACTAAAGCCGATTTAGTAGAAAAGTTTGGCAATAAGGTGGCTGAGCTAGTTGAGGGTCTGACTAAGCTCGACAAATTGGAATTCCAAAGTCATGCAGAAGCTCAGGCTGAGAGTTTCCGCAAAATGTTTATGGCGATGGCGCGAGATGTTCGCGTCATTCTTGTGAAGCTAGCAGACCGCACTCACAATATGCGCACGCTTGATGCTGTGCCGATGGAAAAGCGCCGTAGGGTAGCTGCAGAAACCATTGAGATTTATGCCCCCATTGCGCATCGCCTTGGATTAAATATCATCTATCGTGATTTGCAGGATCTGAGTTTCCGTTACTCGATGCCAATGCGCTTTCGGGTCATTGAAGGAGCCGTAAAGCGGGCGCGTGGCAATCGTAAGGAGATGGTTGAAAAGATTTTGCAAGCCTCTCGTATGGCTTTTGCAAAAGCTAATCTAGAGGTCGATCTACGCGGTCGTGAAAAAACGCTTTATAGCATCTACAACAAGATGCGCGCTAAGCACGTCAGCTTTTCTCAAGTGTTAGATGTCTATGCATTCCGTGTCACGGTTGGCAGCATAGATGAATGCTATCGTTCCTTAGGTATCTTGCATTCTCTTTTTAAGCCGATGCCAGGTAAGTTTAAGGATTACATTGCGATTCCGAAACTCAACGGCTATCAATCCCTACACACCACTTTATTAGGGCCATCTGGTGTGCCGGTTGAGTTCCAGATTCGCACTACCGATATGCACGCCGTAGCAGAAGCGGGCGTTGCAGCGCATTGGGCTTATAAAGACGGATCGCCTGATATGAGCGAAGTACAAAACCGCGCTCATCAATGGCTCCAATCTTTGATTGATATTCAAGATAGCAGTGGCGACTCACAAGAATTCTTAGAGCACGTCAAAATCGATTTATTCCCGGATGCGGTTTATGTGTTTACGCCCAAGGGGCAAATTCGTGCACTTCCTAGGGGCGCTACCGCTCTTGACTTTGCTTATTCAATTCATAGTGACTTGGGTAACACCTGTGTCGCCGTCAAAGTAAATGGTCTGCAATTACCACTTCGCAGCGAGCTGAAGAATGGCGACATTATTGAAGTCGTGACTTCAGGTAATTCACAGCCGAATCCTGGCTGGCTGGCATTTGTACGAACAGGTAAAGCTCGTGCATCGATTCGCCATTCATTAAAGACGAAACATTACTCAGAATCACTACAGTTGGGTGAGCGATTGCTTGCCAATGGCCTGCGCCAGCAAGGCGTAGATGCTGCATTACTAACCCCCGAGATTTGGGAAAAACTCATGCACTGGACGGGTGATAAAACCCGCGAAGAGGCATGCGTCAATATCGCCCTTGGTCGCCGTTCTCCTCAAGAGCTGGCGATTCGTCTCAAGATCTTGATTGATGATGAGGGTGGGGGTGAGCAGATGCGTCTTGGTGCCGCAGATTGGGTTGCGCCAAACCAAGAATCACATCAGCATCAGCGTCAGGCTATCCTAGTCGATGGTCGAGAGGGCAATTCGATTCACTTCCAATCTTGCTGTCATCCAATTCCAGGCGACGGCATCATTGGTTACCTTGGAAAGGGTGAGGGCCTGCAAGTTCATATCCATGACTGCTCTGTTGCACTCCGAATGCTTTCTAAAGATAGCGATAAGTGGGTGGAGGTTGAGTGGGCTAAGGAGCTCAATCGAGAATTTGAAGTTGACCTAGCAATCGATACACGTCAAGGTAAGGGTGTCTTGGCACGCGTGGCTAGTAGCGTTACTTCTGCCGACTCCAATATTATGAATGTCTCGATGGAAGATCGCTTTAAAGAAGACTCCGTAACTATTCGCTTCACCATTCAAGTCTATGACCGCCTGCACTTATCTAAAGTGATGCGTAGCTTGCGTACGAACCCAGATGTCATGCGCGTGACTCGTACGCGCGCTCTTTGA
- the greB gene encoding transcription elongation factor GreB, giving the protein MEEKNYITPAGHERIKTELLQLLNLDRPEVVKVVHWAASNGDRSENGDYIYGKKRLREIDRRIRFLNKRLEFAVVVDNLARKTGDADAEQIFFGATVSYSPLEGKNAGKETTITIVGVDEVDLEKNHVSWVSPIAKALIKARLGDCVTIQTPTGPTEIEILDVQYL; this is encoded by the coding sequence ATGGAAGAGAAGAACTACATCACCCCCGCTGGTCACGAGCGGATTAAAACCGAGCTCCTACAGCTTCTAAACCTTGATCGGCCTGAGGTTGTGAAGGTTGTGCACTGGGCGGCCAGCAATGGTGACCGGTCGGAAAATGGGGACTATATCTACGGAAAGAAGCGACTTCGGGAGATTGATCGACGTATTCGCTTCCTCAATAAACGCCTTGAATTTGCTGTTGTTGTCGATAATTTGGCGAGAAAAACCGGTGATGCTGATGCTGAGCAGATCTTTTTTGGGGCTACCGTGTCTTACTCCCCTCTAGAGGGCAAGAATGCGGGAAAAGAGACCACCATCACTATTGTGGGTGTCGATGAGGTCGACTTAGAGAAAAACCACGTGAGCTGGGTATCGCCCATTGCCAAAGCTTTGATCAAAGCAAGATTGGGTGATTGCGTGACGATTCAAACGCCAACGGGCCCTACTGAAATAGAAATACTAGATGTTCAGTATTTATAG
- a CDS encoding ABC transporter permease: MSVSDTISAVNPSASAPVAVWSLIDASNAKVGLSGKVNIYTLGGIWTQIRNAQDAWLAQIPQDKIQSASLTFDASQVSSLDGAGIAFLIGVEEAQQKVGANFSLIGLDSRYEPMLHEFDPITNLFPTPAVKPKRSFVVSTGMAAQNLIDDTRGLITFTGHLAADLFWSIRHIKQVRWGDFVNAAVEAGIAALPIVGLVAFLIGVILSFQAAIGMKQFGATTFVGPLAALGIVREMGPLITAILLAGRSSAAFAAEIGTMTVNNEVDALVTGGLSPIRFLVVPRVLAGILVAPILTLFADIVSIIASMFTMLIYGIPFINFYNGMLNAVDVEDICSGLIKATLFGIVISAMGCLRGMQTGTGAAAVGISATRAVVSSIVMIVLVDGIFAFISYKTGF, encoded by the coding sequence ATGAGCGTTTCTGACACTATTTCCGCCGTTAATCCTTCTGCTAGTGCCCCAGTGGCAGTTTGGTCACTCATCGACGCCTCTAACGCCAAGGTCGGTTTGAGTGGAAAAGTGAATATCTACACCTTAGGTGGAATCTGGACTCAGATTCGTAATGCACAGGACGCTTGGTTAGCGCAAATTCCACAAGACAAGATTCAATCTGCATCCCTCACGTTTGATGCATCACAAGTATCTTCTTTGGATGGAGCAGGTATTGCATTTTTGATTGGCGTAGAAGAAGCGCAGCAGAAGGTGGGCGCGAATTTTTCTTTGATAGGGTTAGATTCTCGTTATGAGCCGATGCTCCACGAATTTGATCCAATCACCAATTTATTTCCAACGCCAGCAGTTAAACCCAAAAGAAGTTTTGTGGTTAGTACCGGCATGGCTGCGCAGAACCTGATTGATGACACACGTGGACTGATTACATTTACAGGACACTTAGCGGCAGATTTATTTTGGTCCATTCGTCACATTAAACAAGTGCGTTGGGGCGATTTTGTTAATGCAGCCGTAGAGGCTGGTATCGCTGCTTTACCTATCGTAGGCCTCGTGGCATTTCTGATCGGTGTGATCTTGTCCTTCCAGGCGGCTATTGGCATGAAGCAGTTCGGGGCCACCACTTTTGTAGGCCCCTTAGCTGCTCTAGGGATCGTACGTGAGATGGGACCTTTAATTACCGCAATCTTGCTCGCCGGTCGTTCATCTGCTGCTTTTGCTGCAGAAATTGGCACCATGACAGTCAATAACGAGGTTGATGCATTGGTAACGGGCGGTCTTAGTCCAATCCGTTTCTTAGTGGTTCCACGAGTGCTAGCTGGCATTTTGGTTGCGCCAATTCTGACGCTCTTTGCCGATATTGTGAGCATCATCGCTTCTATGTTCACGATGTTGATTTATGGCATCCCATTTATTAATTTTTATAACGGCATGCTCAATGCGGTGGACGTTGAAGATATTTGCTCAGGTCTTATTAAGGCTACCTTATTTGGTATTGTGATTTCAGCGATGGGTTGTCTACGTGGTATGCAAACCGGTACTGGTGCTGCAGCAGTAGGTATTTCTGCAACGCGCGCAGTAGTCAGTAGTATTGTGATGATCGTGTTGGTTGACGGTATCTTCGCCTTCATTTCTTATAAGACGGGTTTCTGA
- a CDS encoding ABC transporter ATP-binding protein has protein sequence MNTPVTAPSAPYAIEVKDLTVGYGSNILMKDLNFTVNNGEIFVILGGSGCGKSSLLKNIFGLYQPLSGDVLIEGQNITASQGAERQKIMTSFGVMYQQGALFGSMNLLDNVTLFMQEYTQLTQSQMNLLARCKLDLVGLLPYETYMPSDISGGMQKRAAIARAMALDPKILFLDEPSAGLDPITSADLDQTILDLSKNLGITFVIVSHELASIYTIADKVIMLDKTAKGIIAEGDPKVLRDTSPDPRVRQFFNRITTKDAA, from the coding sequence ATGAATACACCAGTGACCGCACCAAGCGCTCCATACGCAATCGAAGTTAAAGACCTGACCGTAGGTTATGGATCGAATATTTTGATGAAGGATCTGAACTTTACTGTTAATAACGGAGAAATCTTTGTTATTTTGGGAGGCTCAGGTTGCGGTAAGTCCAGTCTTCTCAAAAATATCTTTGGCCTTTATCAACCCTTGTCAGGGGACGTGTTGATTGAGGGTCAAAACATCACTGCATCACAGGGTGCAGAGCGCCAAAAAATCATGACGAGCTTTGGGGTGATGTATCAGCAGGGCGCACTGTTTGGTTCTATGAACCTACTCGATAATGTGACATTGTTCATGCAGGAATACACCCAACTCACTCAGAGCCAGATGAATCTGCTGGCCCGCTGCAAGCTCGACCTAGTTGGCTTGTTGCCTTATGAAACTTATATGCCGAGCGATATCAGTGGCGGTATGCAAAAGCGTGCAGCGATTGCAAGGGCGATGGCGCTGGATCCAAAAATTTTGTTCTTAGATGAGCCGTCTGCAGGTCTCGACCCTATTACCTCAGCAGATTTGGATCAAACCATTTTGGACTTATCTAAAAACCTCGGCATTACCTTTGTAATTGTTTCGCATGAGTTGGCCAGTATTTATACGATTGCCGATAAGGTGATTATGTTAGATAAAACCGCTAAGGGGATCATTGCAGAAGGTGACCCCAAAGTATTACGTGACACCAGCCCCGATCCTCGGGTGCGTCAATTCTTTAATCGCATTACGACTAAGGACGCAGCATGA
- a CDS encoding MlaD family protein, which yields MSTNSNPNYFRLGAFVLAAIGVLIAVILIFGSGQLFKKSFMIETYIKQSVTGLDTGATVRFRGVKIGQVTQIGLSGDIYEQDVPFQDRRQYVVVRMQIMGETVNEDLIKEFVKNNLRAQVKSQGITGVNYIEFNFTPVAQTYPPLPYDWKSKYPVIPSLPNQADQIIEGIQKLIDGLNQVNIDGTQKKFDTLLTNLNTMMAGTGKDNDGLIQSVKQMNIIMERIAKVTDKDELNVLMRELVGSMVALRQTITSMQGDTQFTVENLKQTAEQLNEFTRIASQSPSSLIWGEVPAKITLPMNGIQAQSGAAK from the coding sequence ATGAGTACTAACTCCAATCCTAATTATTTCCGCCTTGGCGCTTTTGTGCTTGCCGCAATCGGTGTCTTGATCGCGGTAATTTTGATCTTTGGTTCAGGCCAGCTATTCAAAAAATCCTTCATGATCGAAACCTATATTAAGCAATCGGTCACGGGATTGGATACGGGTGCTACAGTCCGATTTAGAGGAGTCAAAATTGGTCAGGTGACCCAGATTGGCTTGTCGGGCGACATCTACGAGCAAGACGTACCTTTTCAAGATCGCCGTCAGTATGTAGTGGTGCGGATGCAGATTATGGGTGAAACTGTTAATGAAGACCTGATTAAAGAATTTGTTAAGAACAATCTTCGCGCACAGGTGAAGTCTCAAGGCATTACAGGTGTCAACTATATTGAATTTAACTTTACCCCTGTCGCGCAAACCTATCCACCTCTACCCTATGATTGGAAGTCAAAATATCCTGTTATTCCTTCCTTGCCTAATCAAGCCGACCAAATTATTGAAGGCATCCAGAAGCTGATCGATGGCTTAAACCAGGTCAATATAGATGGGACACAGAAAAAATTTGACACGCTGTTAACCAATCTCAATACGATGATGGCAGGCACAGGCAAGGATAACGATGGCTTGATTCAATCTGTTAAGCAGATGAATATCATCATGGAGCGCATCGCGAAAGTGACAGATAAAGATGAGCTCAATGTACTAATGCGTGAGTTGGTTGGTTCAATGGTCGCTTTACGCCAAACCATTACCAGTATGCAGGGCGATACCCAATTCACGGTTGAGAATCTGAAGCAGACCGCAGAGCAGTTAAATGAGTTCACTCGAATTGCTAGCCAATCACCGTCTAGCTTGATTTGGGGTGAGGTGCCAGCAAAAATTACGCTGCCTATGAATGGTATTCAAGCTCAGTCAGGAGCTGCTAAATGA
- a CDS encoding membrane integrity-associated transporter subunit PqiC, giving the protein MIKFVLACILVVGLGACSLPTRGPVTPTSWVVAPQRTGAPLKERSDFWLKVGAVSVASPYDGKSLVYRLTDQRYEKDFYNIYSTIPSEMISNSEREWFNKAGIFSATVGQNTSLFPYYTLQATVNEFYGDYRVRPEAVVSVEFFLTVTNSGKSNPLIGANRYTKRIALKDNTPEALVLGQQQALAEILKQYEEQLYKYAGNLPKPMGQ; this is encoded by the coding sequence ATGATCAAATTTGTTCTTGCATGCATTTTGGTAGTCGGTTTAGGCGCCTGTTCCTTACCAACTCGTGGCCCTGTAACGCCAACTAGCTGGGTCGTTGCTCCACAACGTACTGGAGCTCCACTGAAAGAGCGTTCCGATTTTTGGCTTAAGGTTGGTGCAGTGAGTGTTGCGTCACCCTATGATGGTAAGTCTTTGGTGTATCGCCTCACAGATCAGCGATACGAAAAGGATTTTTATAACATTTACTCAACGATTCCATCGGAGATGATCAGCAACTCTGAGCGTGAATGGTTCAATAAGGCCGGTATTTTTTCTGCAACAGTCGGTCAGAACACCAGCCTCTTTCCTTACTACACCCTACAAGCTACTGTGAATGAGTTTTACGGCGACTATCGCGTAAGGCCTGAAGCGGTTGTTAGTGTTGAGTTCTTTCTCACCGTTACCAACAGTGGAAAAAGCAATCCCTTGATTGGTGCAAATCGTTACACCAAACGCATTGCTCTCAAAGACAATACACCTGAGGCGCTTGTGTTGGGTCAGCAGCAAGCGCTTGCTGAAATCTTGAAGCAATATGAAGAGCAGCTTTACAAATATGCTGGCAATTTACCAAAACCAATGGGGCAGTAA
- a CDS encoding tripartite tricarboxylate transporter substrate binding protein BugE, producing the protein MSLSVQADGFPNKPIRLVVPFAPGGSTDIIARAVGDALGRQLGQPVIVDNKAGGGGSVGALEVMRAPKDGYTIGMATVSTTAANPAINPKIGYDPITDFTAISNIAATPNIIAVNPSFPAKDFKTFMAVLKANPGKYSYSSSGTGGIGHLQTELFKSLTGVFIVHIPYRGAGPALADTVGGQVSMIFDNLPSSFPFIKDGKLVPIVIAAPKRLAQLPNVPTFTEVGLAPVNRMAYYGFLGPAGMPKDIVDKYYAALKVVVNDPAVKKRIEDTGSLINVNGPEAFSKEIKAEYAVYKEVVAKQKLVLD; encoded by the coding sequence TTGAGCCTTTCAGTTCAAGCAGATGGCTTTCCCAATAAACCGATACGCTTGGTTGTACCATTTGCGCCGGGGGGAAGCACGGACATCATTGCCCGCGCAGTAGGGGATGCATTGGGTCGGCAGCTAGGTCAACCTGTCATTGTTGATAACAAGGCAGGTGGCGGGGGTTCTGTTGGTGCTTTAGAGGTGATGCGCGCTCCCAAGGATGGTTACACCATCGGCATGGCAACCGTCTCGACAACTGCTGCAAATCCTGCGATCAACCCTAAGATAGGCTACGACCCAATTACGGATTTCACGGCCATTAGTAATATTGCCGCCACTCCAAACATCATCGCTGTAAACCCGTCCTTTCCTGCAAAAGATTTCAAAACCTTTATGGCAGTGTTAAAGGCTAATCCCGGTAAGTATTCTTACTCAAGCTCCGGTACAGGGGGCATTGGCCATCTCCAAACAGAGCTATTTAAAAGCTTAACTGGTGTATTTATCGTCCACATTCCTTACCGTGGAGCAGGTCCTGCATTGGCCGATACCGTTGGCGGTCAAGTCTCGATGATTTTCGATAACTTGCCTTCTTCATTTCCATTTATCAAAGATGGCAAGCTTGTACCAATAGTGATTGCTGCGCCTAAGCGCTTAGCGCAACTTCCAAATGTGCCTACATTTACAGAGGTTGGTTTAGCTCCCGTTAACCGCATGGCTTACTACGGATTTTTAGGCCCCGCTGGCATGCCTAAAGATATCGTTGACAAATACTATGCTGCACTCAAGGTGGTGGTGAATGATCCCGCTGTCAAAAAGCGAATTGAAGACACGGGCTCTTTGATTAACGTGAATGGACCAGAGGCTTTTTCAAAAGAAATTAAAGCTGAATACGCGGTTTATAAAGAAGTGGTTGCTAAGCAAAAATTAGTTTTAGATTAA